TGGGGTAGATTCATTTGGACTTCCGGTTACCCGATCTATCGGATTATCATTAAAAGCGAACTTCTAACTTTTACAATTACTAAAAATGAAAATCAATCATATTAAAACATTTGTGTTCGGTGTTGCAGTGCTGTTTTCTGCTTCAGGATGTACCAATGACTTCGAAGAATATAATCAGCAGAAAGCGGGAGGACCTGAAAATTTTTATGCAGATTTTATTGCCGTTGTTGACCCAATGAAATCCATTCAGAGAGGACTGCAGTCAGACTATCAGCTATATCCTAATCTTAGCGCTGATATGTACAGCGGTATGTTTAGTACAGCCACACCATTTAACGGCGGGGTAAATAACCTTACCTATTCTATGATGGACGGATGGAACAATAGAATCATTGCCAGACAACAGGATATTTTTAATTATTCAATCATCATTGACAATGCCGCTGCGAATATCTATAAAGGAGTAGATTTTACAGGAACACTGGCTGTTAAAAAGGTACTGAAAGTCATTACGGCAGCAAGAGTTTCAGACAGTCACGGACCTGTGGTCTACAGCAAATATGAAAAACCCAATCCTAACGGGACTACTGATTTTGACTCTCAACAGGATGCTTATAATTATTTTATCGCTGATCTTAGTACTGCTATTGCCGACTTACAGAAAGTGGTTGCTACTTCTGCAACACAGAGTGTAGAAGATAAAACAGCTTTGAAAAAAGCAGATTTAGTATACGGGGGAAATATGGCTCAATGGGCAAAGCTGGCCAATTCTCTGAAACTGAGGCTGGCTATGAGAATGAGTTATGCCGATCCTGCAAAATCAAAACAATACGCAGAAGAAGCATTAGCGTCATCCGCAGGGCTGATTACCGATAATGCAGACAATGCCTTGCTCAGCGTAGGACAGTCTGAATTGAGCTTTATCATTTACTCATGGGGTGACTGTTTGATTGGAGCTCCTTTGATGGCGTATATGAACGGATATCATGACCCGAGACTTCCCGCTTATGCTATTCCTGCCAATGATGCAGACGTACAGGGAAAATATATAGGAGTACGTCAGGGAATTGATCTGTTAAACGGTAAATCAACCTATGGGGCTTTTTCACAACCGCAGGCAAAGTCAGCAACCGGTGATTACTTCTCCGGAACTGATGGTAAAATGAAACTGTTCACTGCTGCAGAAACCTGGTTCCTGAAAGCAGAGGCCGCCTTAAGAGGATATGCAGGAGCAGGTGACATTCAAACCAACTACACTACCGGAGTTCAGCAGTCTTTCGGCGAATGGGGGAAAAGTGCTAATGTGGGTGCTTATCTGGCTGATACTACTTCTACAGAAGCACCTTATGTTGACCCTAAAAATGCAGCAAATAACATTCCTCTTGGAGATCCTCAGCTAAGTACCATCACCATTGCATGGAATAACAGCGACACCAATGAGAGAAAATTAGAAAGAATCATTACTCAGAAATGGCTTTCTCTTTATCCGAATGGTCCGGAAGCCTGGGCTGAACAGAGAAGAACAGGATATCCGGTTCTGTTTAAAATAAGAAAGAATGACAGTGGCGGAGCAATCAGCACAGAAGCAATGATCAGAAGAATTCCATTTACTATTGATACCAAAACCTCTTTGTATAATTACCAGCAGGCGGTACAGACGCTTAACGGTCCTGATACCGGAGGAACCAGATTATGGTGGGATAAAAAATAACGCTCAAATCATTTAACAATACAGAGGCATCTCAAAAGTCAGATTATATCTGATTCATTCAGGCAGGAGGGTAACGTAGGCTCTCTTATAAATTTATAGTTTCGTTTTAGCCGGAATGAAATTTTGAGATGTTCTCTTTTTCTTTAGAATCTTATTTTTAAATATGGGAAACAACAACTCCGGAGTACGTCGGATCCAGCCAATTCTTTGGATATCTACATTATATTTTGCAATGGGTGTTCCCTTTGTAACCATTAATGCAGTTTCCGGAATCATGTATAAAGATATGGGCGTTTCGGATTCGCAGATTACTTTCTGGACAGCCTTTATCATGTTCTCCTGGACTTTAAAGCCCCTTTGGAGCCCTTTCCTGGAGATCTATAAAACGAAAAAGTTCTTTGTTGTTTTTACCCAGTTTGCCATTGGGATTCTGTTTGCTTTAATTGCATTAAGTCTGCCTTTGCATGACTTTTTCAAATACAGTATTGCGCTTTTTGCTGTAGTGGCATTTTGCGGAGCCACCCATGATGTGGTGGCAGACGGAACGTATATCGGGCTTCTTTCCAATAAAGAACAGGCGAGATATATTGGCTGGCAGGGAGCTTTTTACAATCTGGCGAAGATCATAAGTAGCGGTGCACTGGTTTATTTTGCAGGCGTATTAGAAAAAACAAAAGGAGTTACCAATGCTTGGATGATCATTATGGTAATCTATGCTGTATTGTTTTTTGCTCTGGCAGTCTATCATTATCTCATCCTTCCGAAAGAAGATAAAGATGAGGTTCCGAAACAGGAAAAAACAGCTGGAAACGTCCGTAAAGAACTGTTGGAGGTTATCACTTCTTTCTTTACGAAAAAGAGCATTCTCTGGTCAGTCCTGTTCATTATATTATACCGTTTTGCAGAAGGCTTTGCTATAAAAATAGCACCATTATTTTTTAAAGCACCAAGAACTTCGGGAGGATTGGGTTTGTCAACATCCGATATCGGGCTTATCTATGGAACCTACGGATCAGCAGCATTTATTCTGGGATCTGTGCTGGCAGGATATTTTATCTCAGCCAGAGGGTTAAAAAAATCACTGATATGGTTGTGTTGTGCCTTCAATATTCCTTTTGTGGTCTATGCATTACTGGCCCATTATCAGCCGGTTGATCTTTTACCCGTAGGCATTGCTGTGGTAGTGGAATATTTTGGATATGGATTTGGTTTTGTAGGATTGATGCTGTATATGATGCAGCAGATTGCTCCCGGAAAACATAAAACAGCCCACTATGCATTTGCGACAGGAATTATGAACCTCGGAGTGATGATCCCCGGGATGTTCAGCGGAATGATCAGTGACTGGGTAGGATATAAAATATTCTTTGTCTGGGTATTGATTGCCACAATTCCGGCATTCCTTGTAACCCTATTCGTTCCTTTCCCTTATTCAGAAAATAAAGAAGAATATAATTAAACAGGTTTTAAAAAACTGTTAGGTTTAAGTACTCAATCAAACAATTAAATAAAAATAAAAAGTAAAAACTACTTTATGACAGCTCAATCAGTAATGATCCCATGGCAGGATCGCCCGGAAGGTTGCAATGATATTATGTGGAGGTTTTCCGAAAACCCGATCATTAACAGATATGCGATACCTACATCCAACAGTATATTCAACAGTGCGGTAATCCCTTTTGAAGATGGGTTCGCAGGAGTATTCCGCTGTGATAATAAAGCCGTGCAGATGAATATTTTTGCCGGTTTCAGCAAAGACGGGATCAATTGGGAAATCAATCACGATCCTATTGAAATGAAAGCAGGAAATACCGATATGATCGAATCTGATTATAAATACGATCCCCGCGTTACCTTCATCGAAGACCGTTACTGGATCACGTGGTGCAACGGATATAACGGACCTACCATCGGAATCGGATATACTTTTGACTTTAAAGAATTTTTCCAGTGCGAAAATGCATTCCTTCCCTTCAACAGAAACGGAGTTCTTTTCCCTGAAAAAATCAATGGTAAATATGCCATGTTGAGCCGTCCGAGTGACAACGGACATACGCCTTTCGGTGACATCTATATCAGCTATAGTCCGGATATGAAATATTGGGGCGAGCACCGTTGCGTAATGAAAGTAACCCCTTTTGAAGACAGTGCATGGCAATGTACCAAGATCGGTGGCGGGCCTGTTCCTATTAAAACCGAAGAAGGATGGCTGCTTTTCTATCACGGAGTGATCAATACCTGCAGAGGATTCAGATATTCTATGGGAGCTGCATTGCTGGACCTTGAAGATCCTACAAAAGTATTATACAGAACGAAACCTTATCTGCTGGCCCCGGCTGAGTTGTATGAGCTTACAGGAGATGTTCCGAATGTGGTTTTCCCTTGTGCAGCACTTACGGAAGGAGATAAAGTAACCGTATACTATGGCGCTGCCGATACTGTAGTGGCGATTGCTTTCGGATATATCTCAGAAATTATTGATTTTATGAAAAAAAATTCAATCTAAATAATGATAAAGTTTTTTGAAAATATGACCATCAGCCTAATTCCCTTTATTGTTGGGATCTTTGTAATGGTTTTCCTATTTTTAAACCAACTTTTAAATTAAAAAATCCTGATACCTTTTATCATGAAAAAAGAATTGCTTATCTGTTTTTTTACAACCCTGGTTTCTCTGTCTAATGCCCAGCAAAACAAGAACGATGTTCTTTCCTGGGTAGATCCTTTCATAGGAACAGGTGGCCATGGTCATACCTTTCCCGGAGCCACCACACCGTTTGGAATGATTCAGCTAAGCCCGGATCAGAACACGAAAAGCGGTGACTGGGACTGGTGTTCCGGTTACCATTACAGCAGCAAGACGATCATGGGATTCAGCCACAATCACCTTAGCGGAACAGGTTGGGCAGATCTTGGAGATATTCTGGTAATGCCAACGGTAGGCCAGGTAAAAATGGTTCCTGGCCAGGAAGATAAGCCGGAAACAGGGTATCGTTCAACATTCAGTCATGATAAAGAAACGGCATCACCGGGATATTATTCGGTAATGCTTGACAGCTATGGAGTTAAGGCTGAGCTTACCGCTTCCCCTCGTGTAGGTTTCCATAAATATACGTTCCCGAAAACTGACGAAGCCAATATCATTATTGATCCTACGAATAAGATCTTCGGAAATATCTACCACACCCTGGTAAGCATAGAAGGAAACAATAAAATAAAAGGCTACTGCTACAGCAACGGCTGGGGCGGAAAACGGTTTGCCTATTTCGTCATGGAGTTTTCCAAACCATTTAAATCCTATGGGGTGTATGCCGAAGGAAAAATTAAAAACAATGAAAAAATTGCATTGGCCAAAGACGCAAAAGCCTTTGTAAGATTTGCAACGGAAGCTAATGAGAGTGTTGAGGTAAAAGTATCTTTATCTCCTGTAAGCACGGAAAATGCGCAGGAAAACTTTGATACAGAAGCTAAAAATGTAGATTTTGCCAAAGCAAGGGAAACCGCTCAAAAAACATGGCGGGACCTTATCGGGAGATTTCAGGTGACAGGAGGTACAGAGAGCCAGAGAAAAATTTTCTACACAGGAGTTTACCATACCTTCATTGCACCAAATTTATACATGGACGTGAATGGAGATTATGTGGCTGCTCAGGAAAACATGAATACCAAATGGTTCACCAACTACAGTACGTATTCTTACTGGGACGGATTCAGGGCAACACATCCATTATTGACTATTATGGACCAGAAACATACGAAGGAATTTGCCAATTCCCTGATCAGCAGGTATACAGACCGTAAGGATCATATGCCGATCTGGGAACTTTGCGGATACGATAACTTCTGTATGCTGGGATACCACAGTGCATCGGTCATCTGGGATGCTATTTCCAAAGGCGTTCCGGGAATTGACCCTGAAAAAGCTTTTGCAGCCATGAAAGATGCTTCTCTGACGGATAAAATGAGCAGCAGTGACGGAGGCGGAGGTCTTAATGATTATATTAAATTAGGATATACCCCATCAGAAAACGGGGCTTCTGTTTCTGCAACTTTAGAATATGCCTACGATGATTGGTGCATTCAGCAGCTGGCTGAGAAATTAGGAAAGAAAGACGAAGCGGAAGTCTATAAGAAACGATCCATGAGCTTCCTGAATACCTTCAACAAAGAAAATAATCACTTCTGGCCAAGACAGAAAGACGGAAAATTCTTAGCAGATTTCCCTCTTAATGACTGGAAAAAGCTTCAGCCACACTGGGTTTCAGGAAATATCTGGGCCTATGATTTCTTTGTTCCGCATCAGATTGATGAAATGATGAATCTATACGGAGGAAAAACAAGATTTGAAGAAAAACTGGATAAAACATTCTCAGAAGCATTGAATATGCAGGGAGAGCAGCATGTTGATATTTCAGGATTCATCGGTTCTCTGGGATTTGGAGATGAGCCGGGACATCACGTTCCATACCTGTACAACTATGCGGGAAGTCCTCACAAAACCCAGAAAATGGTAAAATATATCAGAGACAATATGTACGCTGCAAAGCCTGACGGAATTGTCAACAATGAAGACTGCGGGCAAATGTCGGCATGGTATATTTTCTCTTCATTAGGATTCTATCCGGTAACGCCGGGGAAACCTGTATATGCCATCGGAGCACCACAATTCCCAAAAGCTTCTTTACAGCTGGAAAACGGAAAGACCTTCACGGTGATTGCCGATAAAATTTCAGATAAAAATATCTATGTGCAGAAAATGTTCCTGAACGGGAAAGAGTACAAAAGCTGGGAGCTGAACCACAGTGACATCATGAATGGTGGGGAACTGAGATTTGTAATGGGAAGTAAACCTGTAAAATAAGACTGATAAAAATAAACGAAACAATAGTATCAATGGAAAGGAGAAATTTTATTAAAACAAGTGCACTGGCAGGAGCCGGACTGCTGTTTACCCAGAATGTTTTTGCTAAGAACCTGTTCAGCGGGGATTTTCCTGTTGTCCGTGTTCCAAAAGAGAAAAGACATTTTACCAGTGAATCCGTGGAAAGTGCCATCGCAGCTTTTAAGAAGAAAGTGAAGAATAAAGAACTGTCCTGGCTTTTTGAAAACTGCTTCCCGAATACATTGGATACTACCGTTTTCTATAGCGAAGCCAACGGAACACCTGATACTTATGTTATTACAGGAGATATTGATGCCATGTGGCTTCGTGACAGTTCTGCACAGGTTTTTCCTTATCTGCAGTTCTCAAAGAAAGATGAAAAACTCCACAGACTGATTTCAGGAGTTATCCATAAACAGACAGCATTTATTCTCAAAGATCCTTATGCAAATGCTTTCTACAACGATGATCAGAAGATCAGCAAGTGGAAAGAATATGATCACACCGATATGAAGCCCGGGACCCATGAAAGAAAATGGGAAATTGATTCCTTATGTTATCCTATCCGTCTGGCTTATCATTTCTGGAAGACAACAGGAGATACAAAGCCCTTCGATGCCAATTGGCTGAAAGGAATTAAGCTGACCTTACAGACTTTCACAGAGCAGCAGAGAAAGAAAGACCTCGGACCTTACAAATTCGAGCGTACAACAGCATGGGCTACAGATGGTGTTCCTATGGGAGGCTACGGTTATCCTACAAAGCCTGTAGGACTGATCAGCTCTATGTTCCGTCCGAGTGATGATGCAACCATCTATGGATTCCTGATCCCATCGAATCTGTTTGCCGTGGTAAGTTTACGCCAGGCAGCAGAAATGGTTTCCCAGATCAAAAATGAAAAAGCACTGGCTCAACAGCTTACCAGTCTTGCGGATGAAGTGGATGCCGCCATTAAAAAATACGGAATTTATAATCATCCTGAATTTGGGAAAATATATGCTTTTGAAGTGAATGGCTTTGGAAGCTATAACCTGATGGATGATGCAAACTGCCCGAGTTTATTGGGATTACCTTATCTGGATGCGGTAAAAGCTGATGATCCTGTTTATTTGAATACAAGAAAATTTGTATGGTCAGAAAACAATCCTTTCTTTTTCAAAGGTAAGTTGGCAGAGGGAATAGGAGGGCCACATATCGGGCTGGATATGATCTGGCCAATGAGTATCATTATGAAAGCGCTCACTACAAATGATAAGAGTGAGATCAGATGGTGTATTGATACCTTACAGAAAACGCACGGCGGGACAGGCTTTATGCATGAGTCCTTCCATAAAGACAACGACAAAAAGTTCACCAGGGAATGGTTTGCATGGGCCAATACCCTGTTTGGCGAATTGTTATGGAAAACCTTTAACGAAAACCCGGAGCTACTGACATAGCCCTCTCTTTTATATGGTGATTTATCTGAGATTCCTTCCTCGAAAAGAAGGTGTCAGGGGAATGCTGTATAAAATTGAAACCCCAAAAAACACCTTAAAAAAATTATACAATGAAAAAAAAATCCATCTTTACCGCACTGATCGCCATGATGTTTCAGTCAGGTTCTCTGATGAACGCACAGCAGCTGAATCCTACAGGAATATGCTATGTGGAAGTGAATAATAACAATCTCCTGAATGCAGGAGCGTACAAACTGCAGACATCGAACAGCTACCTGTTTAATGTTGTCAATATTTTTGCTGCGAATATCAATTATGATACCAGCCGTGGCAGGGCTTATCTGTATTCTAATAACAATGTGACCAAGGTGCTTACGAATGCCGATACCTACATAAAGCCCCTTCAGCAAAAGGGAATGAAAGTAGTGTTGACCATTCTGGGAAATCACCAGGGAGCAGGGATCTGTAATTTTCCTACCCGTGAAGCCGCAAGAGATTTTGCACAGCAGCTTGCCAATACGGTGAATACCTACGGTCTGGATGGAATTGATTTTGATGATGAATATTCAGAATACGGAAATAACGGAACAGGCCAGCCTAATGACAGCTCTTTTGTAATGCTGGTTCAGGAGCTCAGAGCATTATTGCCGAATAAGATTATTTCATTTTATTATTATGGCCCCGCTGCTTCAAGACTTTCCTGGAACGGGGCAAGAGTTGGAGATAATGTAAACTATAGCTGGAATGCGATGTACGGAACTTTCTCTGCTCCGAATGTACCTCCGCTTACCAAAGCACAGATCTCTCCCGCAGCAGTCTGGATGGGTAATACATCCAATTCTACCACAACAAGTTTAGCCACTCAAACCAAAAATGGAGGATATGGAGTTTTCATGTGGTATGATCTTCACGGAACCAACGAAACAGCACAGCTTTCAGCAGGAACCCAGACGTTGTACGGAGAGCCGACCGTTTTAAGCGGTACTTTACAGTCATGGACGCAGGGAACCAACTGTGATGCCCCTATCGGATTATTTACCAGCAATCTTACGGGAACAAGTGCTAAACTGAACTGGTCAGCGGTAGGAACCAGTACCTATGATGTTGATTATAAACCGGCTTCTTCCGTAACTTGGACCAATGCTGCAACAGCCTTGAATGCTACATCGGTTACCATAACAGGATTAACAGCCAATACTGATTACGACTGGAGAATCAGAACGAACTGCAGTGTGAAAAGTACCTATATGTTTGCCCCAAGATTTACAAGTGCTTCAGGAACTGCTCCTACAGGTTCTTCTGCATTATCGCTGGATGGAAGCACAGAATCCGGAGCAGCCGGAAATATGAATCTGGGTGGCTCCGCACTGTCTTTTGAAGGCTGGATCAAACCTTCATCTTTTAAATCGGCTTCCCCATATATTTCGTCAATTATGGGAACAGAGGTAAGTGACAGCAATTCGGCATTTTTACGATTGGGAGATGCGAATATAGCGAACAATAAAGTTCAGTTTGTACTAAGTATCAATAATGTACAGCAGAAACTGACTTCCACTACCGCATTGAATGCCAATACCTGGTATCATGTGGCCGCAACCTATGACGGAGCCGCTATGAAGATTTATATCAACGGAGTGCTGGATGCCAGCAGATCACAGACAGGAAGTGTAAATTCAAACGGAGCATTCAATGTCGGCTACCTTTACAATACATCCAGAAACTTCAATGGTAAAGTAGATGAGGTAAGAGTCTGGAAACGTGCATTAAGCCAGACAGAGATCAGCCAGAATATGTGTAATGTATCAGTTCCGGCAACTTCGCTTGCGGCTTACTGGAAGTTTAACGAAGGAAGCGGTTCATCTGTTCAGGACACTTCAGGGAACGGAGTGACATTAACTTTAACCGGAGTTGATGC
This portion of the Chryseobacterium arthrosphaerae genome encodes:
- a CDS encoding SusD/RagB family nutrient-binding outer membrane lipoprotein, with the translated sequence MKINHIKTFVFGVAVLFSASGCTNDFEEYNQQKAGGPENFYADFIAVVDPMKSIQRGLQSDYQLYPNLSADMYSGMFSTATPFNGGVNNLTYSMMDGWNNRIIARQQDIFNYSIIIDNAAANIYKGVDFTGTLAVKKVLKVITAARVSDSHGPVVYSKYEKPNPNGTTDFDSQQDAYNYFIADLSTAIADLQKVVATSATQSVEDKTALKKADLVYGGNMAQWAKLANSLKLRLAMRMSYADPAKSKQYAEEALASSAGLITDNADNALLSVGQSELSFIIYSWGDCLIGAPLMAYMNGYHDPRLPAYAIPANDADVQGKYIGVRQGIDLLNGKSTYGAFSQPQAKSATGDYFSGTDGKMKLFTAAETWFLKAEAALRGYAGAGDIQTNYTTGVQQSFGEWGKSANVGAYLADTTSTEAPYVDPKNAANNIPLGDPQLSTITIAWNNSDTNERKLERIITQKWLSLYPNGPEAWAEQRRTGYPVLFKIRKNDSGGAISTEAMIRRIPFTIDTKTSLYNYQQAVQTLNGPDTGGTRLWWDKK
- a CDS encoding MFS transporter, with translation MGNNNSGVRRIQPILWISTLYFAMGVPFVTINAVSGIMYKDMGVSDSQITFWTAFIMFSWTLKPLWSPFLEIYKTKKFFVVFTQFAIGILFALIALSLPLHDFFKYSIALFAVVAFCGATHDVVADGTYIGLLSNKEQARYIGWQGAFYNLAKIISSGALVYFAGVLEKTKGVTNAWMIIMVIYAVLFFALAVYHYLILPKEDKDEVPKQEKTAGNVRKELLEVITSFFTKKSILWSVLFIILYRFAEGFAIKIAPLFFKAPRTSGGLGLSTSDIGLIYGTYGSAAFILGSVLAGYFISARGLKKSLIWLCCAFNIPFVVYALLAHYQPVDLLPVGIAVVVEYFGYGFGFVGLMLYMMQQIAPGKHKTAHYAFATGIMNLGVMIPGMFSGMISDWVGYKIFFVWVLIATIPAFLVTLFVPFPYSENKEEYN
- a CDS encoding glycoside hydrolase family 130 protein encodes the protein MTAQSVMIPWQDRPEGCNDIMWRFSENPIINRYAIPTSNSIFNSAVIPFEDGFAGVFRCDNKAVQMNIFAGFSKDGINWEINHDPIEMKAGNTDMIESDYKYDPRVTFIEDRYWITWCNGYNGPTIGIGYTFDFKEFFQCENAFLPFNRNGVLFPEKINGKYAMLSRPSDNGHTPFGDIYISYSPDMKYWGEHRCVMKVTPFEDSAWQCTKIGGGPVPIKTEEGWLLFYHGVINTCRGFRYSMGAALLDLEDPTKVLYRTKPYLLAPAELYELTGDVPNVVFPCAALTEGDKVTVYYGAADTVVAIAFGYISEIIDFMKKNSI
- a CDS encoding GH92 family glycosyl hydrolase; this translates as MKKELLICFFTTLVSLSNAQQNKNDVLSWVDPFIGTGGHGHTFPGATTPFGMIQLSPDQNTKSGDWDWCSGYHYSSKTIMGFSHNHLSGTGWADLGDILVMPTVGQVKMVPGQEDKPETGYRSTFSHDKETASPGYYSVMLDSYGVKAELTASPRVGFHKYTFPKTDEANIIIDPTNKIFGNIYHTLVSIEGNNKIKGYCYSNGWGGKRFAYFVMEFSKPFKSYGVYAEGKIKNNEKIALAKDAKAFVRFATEANESVEVKVSLSPVSTENAQENFDTEAKNVDFAKARETAQKTWRDLIGRFQVTGGTESQRKIFYTGVYHTFIAPNLYMDVNGDYVAAQENMNTKWFTNYSTYSYWDGFRATHPLLTIMDQKHTKEFANSLISRYTDRKDHMPIWELCGYDNFCMLGYHSASVIWDAISKGVPGIDPEKAFAAMKDASLTDKMSSSDGGGGLNDYIKLGYTPSENGASVSATLEYAYDDWCIQQLAEKLGKKDEAEVYKKRSMSFLNTFNKENNHFWPRQKDGKFLADFPLNDWKKLQPHWVSGNIWAYDFFVPHQIDEMMNLYGGKTRFEEKLDKTFSEALNMQGEQHVDISGFIGSLGFGDEPGHHVPYLYNYAGSPHKTQKMVKYIRDNMYAAKPDGIVNNEDCGQMSAWYIFSSLGFYPVTPGKPVYAIGAPQFPKASLQLENGKTFTVIADKISDKNIYVQKMFLNGKEYKSWELNHSDIMNGGELRFVMGSKPVK
- a CDS encoding glycoside hydrolase family 125 protein; this translates as MERRNFIKTSALAGAGLLFTQNVFAKNLFSGDFPVVRVPKEKRHFTSESVESAIAAFKKKVKNKELSWLFENCFPNTLDTTVFYSEANGTPDTYVITGDIDAMWLRDSSAQVFPYLQFSKKDEKLHRLISGVIHKQTAFILKDPYANAFYNDDQKISKWKEYDHTDMKPGTHERKWEIDSLCYPIRLAYHFWKTTGDTKPFDANWLKGIKLTLQTFTEQQRKKDLGPYKFERTTAWATDGVPMGGYGYPTKPVGLISSMFRPSDDATIYGFLIPSNLFAVVSLRQAAEMVSQIKNEKALAQQLTSLADEVDAAIKKYGIYNHPEFGKIYAFEVNGFGSYNLMDDANCPSLLGLPYLDAVKADDPVYLNTRKFVWSENNPFFFKGKLAEGIGGPHIGLDMIWPMSIIMKALTTNDKSEIRWCIDTLQKTHGGTGFMHESFHKDNDKKFTREWFAWANTLFGELLWKTFNENPELLT
- a CDS encoding endo-beta-N-acetylglucosaminidase H, with amino-acid sequence MKKKSIFTALIAMMFQSGSLMNAQQLNPTGICYVEVNNNNLLNAGAYKLQTSNSYLFNVVNIFAANINYDTSRGRAYLYSNNNVTKVLTNADTYIKPLQQKGMKVVLTILGNHQGAGICNFPTREAARDFAQQLANTVNTYGLDGIDFDDEYSEYGNNGTGQPNDSSFVMLVQELRALLPNKIISFYYYGPAASRLSWNGARVGDNVNYSWNAMYGTFSAPNVPPLTKAQISPAAVWMGNTSNSTTTSLATQTKNGGYGVFMWYDLHGTNETAQLSAGTQTLYGEPTVLSGTLQSWTQGTNCDAPIGLFTSNLTGTSAKLNWSAVGTSTYDVDYKPASSVTWTNAATALNATSVTITGLTANTDYDWRIRTNCSVKSTYMFAPRFTSASGTAPTGSSALSLDGSTESGAAGNMNLGGSALSFEGWIKPSSFKSASPYISSIMGTEVSDSNSAFLRLGDANIANNKVQFVLSINNVQQKLTSTTALNANTWYHVAATYDGAAMKIYINGVLDASRSQTGSVNSNGAFNVGYLYNTSRNFNGKVDEVRVWKRALSQTEISQNMCNVSVPATSLAAYWKFNEGSGSSVQDTSGNGVTLTLTGVDASNWGTDVPCTTGTSRLAGNNTTQKAISPTEGSGKNQIKMYPNPASKSSSLTVSVPDGYSRGKLTVYDFNGRMVDSQIMKAGNYQYNLSALSSGNYIVQFESQDGSLKHTEKLIVK